In Tripterygium wilfordii isolate XIE 37 chromosome 15, ASM1340144v1, whole genome shotgun sequence, one DNA window encodes the following:
- the LOC120016981 gene encoding uncharacterized protein LOC120016981, whose product MSSSSVATAAVLLLLLLTTANSAPILGLDSYLTHQSRNDPRATNDSFLSLPSSLKKSLSSAFLSPNTIPSLISSLLSLSLPLSLHIRLLGPSFPPDSSSVLSSFHSAVHISDHFYLISPNPDGPRDHRLAVKHSLHLDVSHSPTLASRLSDAIKSAISTATSSLRSPILPISYSVVDDIIKQDFDKEKPVEGVFVYLISLGPQSHGYAYNYGHGDSSPGHTKCFGSVWTGKERYIWIDLNAGPVDYGPALSGDGLLPRGEFHPLAALHGRPKSQKALLADLASLVWSAYQVHLVPSLRIPVPFENSLVVQFIHVYGKDSQDSSGLDWELIKKTFMNEVHDGGLLLGEQSLTFKNYKINLAQCSICSFALSRSTTSYTSRFLFDNYTLIVSEYLDSKRLHQILSDSAEEFRRLGDIPEDDFARVLPVYVFDLDNNKLLLLDRYHQSVAFRDMVIAVRTKNTQTVSDYTCNGRHVFTRTRELERPIVGSILQSMWGVAPTHMLWSPRHNSTLVDYTWSVGQTPFGPFSELSSLSFAQKDAAKRNVLLTSLNYSITSAIDVLESIAAHGGDRKLLTHSQYMEFVQRWNLFKYKLDKAVTAMSHLDFEMALYYLRSSDHDLYAIHSLVYHASQELEASLQCFKDPPFPWASASMSGVVLVGLIYIYSKRDKLLRNKRKQF is encoded by the coding sequence atgtcATCTTCCTCCGTCGCCACCGCCGCCGTTctgcttctcctcctcctcactaCCGCCAATTCCGCCCCAATTTTAGGTCTGGACTCCTACCTGACCCACCAATCTCGGAACGACCCACGAGCTACTAACGACTCCTTCCTCTCCCTTCCATCTTCACTCAAGAAATCTCTCTCATCGGCCTTCCTCTCTCCCAACACCATCCCTTCTCTCATATcctctctcctttctctctctcttcctctctccctTCATATCCGCCTCCTCGGCCCTTCTTTCCCTCCTGACTCCTCCTCCGTCCTTTCCTCCTTCCACTCCGCAGTCCATATTTCCGATCACTTCTACCTCATTTCCCCCAACCCCGACGGCCCCCGCGACCACCGCCTCGCCGTCAAACACTCGCTTCACCTTGACGTTTCGCACTCACCTACTCTTGCATCACGCCTCTCTGACGCAATCAAGTCTGCCATTTCTACTGCAACTTCCTCACTCCGCTCTCCGATCCTCCCTATTTCTTATTCCGTTGTGGACGACATCATCAAGCAAGATTTCGACAAGGAGAAGCCTGTGGAAggtgtttttgtgtatttgatctCATTAGGTCCGCAGTCACACGGTTATGCTTACAACTACGGTCATGGAGATTCGTCTCCCGGGCATACAAAGTGTTTCGGGAGTGTTTGGACTGGGAAGGAGAGATATATTTGGATCGATCTCAATGCTGGTCCGGTGGATTACGGGCCCGCTTTGTCTGGCGATGGGTTGCTTCCCAGGGGAGAGTTTCATCCTTTGGCAGCTTTGCACGGTCGACCCAAGTCGCAGAAGGCGCTCTTGGCGGATCTTGCTTCTTTGGTTTGGAGTGCCTATCAGGTACATCTTGTGCCCTCTTTGAGGATTCCTGTGCCTTTTGAGAATTCTTTGGTTGTTCAGTTTATACATGTTTACGGCAAGGATAGTCAGGATTCAAGTGGTCTGGATTGGGAATTGATCAAGAAGACGTTTATGAATGAAGTTCATGATGGGGGATTGTTGTTGGGAGAGCAGTCGCTCACTTTTAAGAATTATAAGATCAATTTAGCTCAGTGTTCTATATGTTCCTTTGCCCTTTCTAGGTCCACTACTTCATACACTTCTAGGTTTTTGTTTGATAATTATACTTTGATTGTGAGCGAATATTTGGACTCAAAACGTTTGCATCAGATATTGTCTGATTCGGCTGAGGAGTTTAGGAGGTTGGGAGATATCCCTGAGGATGATTTTGCAAGGGTGCTTCCTGTTTATGTGTTTGATTTGGATAACAATAAGCTATTGTTGCTTGATCGGTATCACCAGTCTGTTGCTTTTAGGGATATGGTTATTGCAGTGAGGACAAAGAATACACAGACTGTGAGTGATTATACCTGTAATGGGCGTCATGTGTTTACACGTACCAGGGAGCTTGAGAGACCAATTGTTGGTTCAATTCTGCAGAGTATGTGGGGGGTTGCTCCAACCCATATGTTATGGAGCCCAAGGCATAACAGTACTCTGGTGGATTATACATGGAGTGTTGGGCAGACACCATTTGGGCCATTCTCAGAGCTTTCTTCATTGTCTTTCGCACAGAAGGATGCAGCTAAGAGAAATGTTCTTTTGACTTCGTTGAATTACAGTATAACGAGTGCCATTGATGTGCTTGAATCTATAGCTGCACATGGCGGGGACAGGAAGCTCCTTACACATAGCCAGTATATGGAGTTTGTACAGAGGTGGAACTTGTTCAAGTATAAGTTGGACAAAGCAGTTACTGCCATGTCGCATTTAGACTTTGAGATGGCTTTGTATTACTTGAGGTCTTCGGATCATGATTTGTACGCCATTCACTCTCTTGTTTACCATGCATCACAAGAACTGGAAGCATCACTCCAGTGTTTCAAGGACCCACCATTTCCATGGGCATCAGCATCAATGTCTGGAGTAGTTTTAGTCGGCCtcatttatatttattcaaAGCGAGACAAACTTCTAAGGAACAAAAGGAAGCAGTTTTAA
- the LOC120015902 gene encoding V-type proton ATPase subunit d2, translating to MYGFEALTFNVDGGFLEAIVRGYRSGLLTAADYNNLCQCETLDDIKMHLSATEYGPYLQNEPSPLHTTTIVEKCTLKLVDEYKHMMCQATEPLSTFLEYITYGHMIDNVVLIVTGTLHERDVQELLEKCHPLGMFDSIATLAVAQNMRELYRLVLVDTPLAPYFSECITSEDLDDMNIEIMRNTLYKAYLEDFYRFCQKLGGATAEIMSDLLAFEADRRAVNITINSIGTELTRDDRRKLFSSFGLLYPYGHEELAVCEDIDQVRAVMEKYPPYQSIFSKLSYGESLMLDKAFYEEEVKRLCLAFEQQFHYAVFFAYMRLGEQEIRNLMWISECVAQNQKSRVHDSVVFIF from the exons ATGTACGGATTCGAAGCGCTCACCTTCAACGTCGACGGAGGCTTCCTGGAGGCGATCGTGAGAGGCTACAGATCCGGACTTCTCACCGCTGCTGATTACAACAATTTGTGCCAGTGCGAAACCCTTGATGATATCAAGATGCATCTTTCAGCCACTGAGTACGGGCCCTATCTCCAGAATG AGCCTTCCCCACTGCATACCACTACTATCGTGGAGAAATGCACGCTTAAACTGGTTGATGAGTATAAACACATGATGTGCCAAGCAACAGAGCCATTGTCAACCTTCTTGGAGTATATTAC ATATGGTCACATGATAGACAATGTTGTGCTGATTGTTACTGGAACCTTGCATGAGAGAGATGTCCAAGAACTATTGGAGAAATGCCATCCTTTGGGAATGTTTGACAG CATTGCCACCCTTGCAGTTGCTCAGAATATGCGGGAGCTTTATAGGTTGGTGCTTGTTGATACTCCACTGGCTCCATACTTCTCTGAGTGTATCACATCAGAG GACTTGGATGACATGAATATCGAAATTATGAGGAATACTCTTTACAAGGCATACCTCGAGGATTTTTACAGGTTTTGTCAG AAACTCGGAGGTGCCACTGCGGAGATCATGTCTGACCTCCTGGCCTTTGAGGCTGACCGAAGGGCTGTCAACATCACTATAAATAG CATTGGCACTGAGTTGACCAGGGATGATCGCAGGAAATTATTCTCAAGTTTTGGTTTACT TTATCCCTATGGCCATGAGGAGCTTGCTGTCTGCGAGGACATAGATCAG GTTCGTGCTGTGATGGAGAAATACCCTCCTTACCAGTCGATTTTTTCCAAGTTATCCTATGGAGAGAGCCTGATGCTTGACAAGGCATTTTATGAAGAGGAAGTGAAAAGGCTTTGCTTAGCTTTTGAGCAACAG TTCCATTATGCAGTTTTCTTTGCATACATGAGGTTGGGGGAGCAGGAGATCAGAAACCTGATGTGGATATCCGAATGCGTGGCTCAGAACCAAAAGTCCAGAGTTCATGACAGTGTTGTCTTCATATTTTAG
- the LOC120015985 gene encoding plant cysteine oxidase 2-like, producing MGFETKSNKRNKEHCQLTKGKHTNSNSFPNTTATISANSSLRTSRRRNRKMAMTPVQRLFETCKGVFSSGGPGIVPSPESIDKLRVILDDFKPGDVGLTPNMPYFSPTIGRRTPAITYLHLYECDQFSIGIFCLPPSGVLPLHNHPGMTVFSKLLFGTLHIKSYDWVADAPCVPAMTNSEGKQPDFRLAKLKVDSDFTAPCNTSILYPSDGGNLHCFTAVTQCAVLDVLGPPYSDPDGRHCMYYYDFPYTKFSVNGLSVPEEEEEGYAWLQEREKPEDLAVVGALYRGPPIVEK from the exons ATGGGGTTTGAAACAAAAAGTAATAAGAGGAACAAGGAGCATTGCCAATTGACTAAGGGTAAACACACCAATTCGAATTCGTTCCCCAATACTACTGCCACCATTTCTGCGAATAGCAGCCTAAGGACGAGTCGGCGACGCAACCGCAAGATGGCCATGACGCCTGTTCAAAGGCTGTTTGAGACGTGCAAGGGGGTGTTCTCCTCCGGTGGACCTGGCATTGTTCCTTCTCCAGAGAGTATCGATAAGCTACGGGTGATTTTGG ATGACTTCAAGCCCGGAGATGTTGGCCTAACTCCCAATATGCCATATTTTAGTCCAACCATCGGGCGGAGAACCCCAGCAATTACTTATTTGCACCTCTATGAATGTGACCAATTTTCG ATTGGGATCTTCTGCTTGCCGCCATCAGGTGTCCTGCCTCTCCATAATCACCCCGGAATGACGGTTTTCAGTAAGCTTCTTTTTGGGACATTGCACATCAAGTCGTATGATTGGGTGGCTGATGCACCTTGTGTACCAGCTATGACGAACTCTGAAG GAAAGCAACCTGATTTCCGTTTGGCTAAGCTGAAGGTTGACTCTGACTTCACTGCTCCTTGCAACACCTCGATCCTTTATCCTTCTGATGGGGGCAACCTTCATTGCTTCACCGCAGTGACACAGTGTGCAGTGCTTGATGTTCTTGGTCCTCCATACTCCGATCCTGACGGACGACACTGCATGTACTACTACGATTTCCCTTATACCAAGTTCTCAG TTAACGGGCTCTCAGTGCctgaagaggaggaggaaggtTATGCGTGGCTTCAAGAGAGGGAGAAACCTGAGGATTTAGCTGTAGTTGGAGCACTGTACAGAGGACCACCGATTGTGGAAAAATGA
- the LOC119980008 gene encoding ubiquitin-conjugating enzyme E2 2-like translates to MSTPAKKRLMRDFKRLQQDPPAGISGAPHDNNIMLWNAVIFGPDDTPWDGGTFKLTLQFSEDYPNKPPVVRFVSRMFHPNIYADGSICLDILQNQWSPIYDVAAILTSIQSLLCDPNPNSPANSEAARMFSENKREYNRKVREIVELSWTAD, encoded by the exons ATGTCAACTCCAGCTAAGAAAAGACTGATGAGGGATTTCAAGAGGTTGCAGCAGGATCCTCCTGCTGGCATCAGTGGCGCACCCCATGACAACAATATAATGCTCTGGAATGCTGTGATATTTGG TCCTGATGACACTCCTTGGGATGGAG GAACGTTTAAGTTGACTCTTCAGTTCTCAGAGGATTACCCAAACAAGCCGCCGGTAGTGCGATTTGTTTCTCGAATGTTCCACCCAAACA TCTATGCAGATGGAAGTATCTGTTTGGATATTTTACAGAACCAGTGGAGTCCAATTTATGATGTTGCTGCTATACTCACTTCGATTCAG TCGCTTCTATGTGACCCAAACCCAAACTCACCGGCTAATTCAGAGGCAGCAAGGATGTTTAGTGAGAACAAGAGGGAGTACAACCGGAAAGTGCGTGAAATTGTTGAGCTGAGCTGGACAGCTGACTGA